The nucleotide window TTATTTACTGTTTGGTTTTCGGCGCATTGATTTCCCCGACCGACCCAGTGGCGGTTCTAAGTATTTTGAAGCAGGCAAATGTTTCGAAATCATTGGAAACCAAAGTGGCCGGAGAATCACTTTTCAATGATGGTATGGCGGTCGTGGTTTTCACGGTTGTACTACAACTGGCCATCGGAAAAGAAATCGATTTGAATGTCGAAAGCATCGGCTTGCTACTTCTTCGTGAAGCTGGTGGTGGATTGCTTTTAGGTGTTCTTCTTGGATTATCCGCTTCCAGAGCGATGCGGATGGTGGATGACTATATTATTTCCGTATTAATCACATTATCAGTCGTTATGGGCGGTTACTTGATTGCTCACGAGATGCATATTTCTGCACCTTTGGCGATGGTTGCTGCCGGATTATTTATGGGGAATTTCAGCGAAAGTTTCAAAATGAAATCCGAAACGCAGGATTATTTGATTAAATTCTGGGAATTGATTGATGAAATTATGAACGCCGTTCTGTTCCTGTTTATTGGTTTTGAATTACTGTTAATCAAAGACTTAAATGAATATTTGGTTGCTGGCGGAATTTGTATTTTAATCGTTTTATTGGCGCGTTGGGTGGCGATTTTTGTTCCGACGAAGTTTATGTCATTGAGATATCGATTCAGTCCACAAACTGTGAAAGTTCTGGTTTGGGGTGGAATCCGTGGTGGTGTTTCCATAGCCTTGGCATTGTCGATTCCCCAAAATGAATATAACAAAATCATTATTAGTATCACGTATTGTGTCGTAGTCTTTTCGATTGTAGTTCAAGGTCTTACGATTGGAAAAGTAGCCAATCCGAATAAGATTGCAGTAGAGGAAAAAATTTTAGAAGACGTCAAGTAATTATTTAAAAATGAAAGTCATAGACATCGAAAACTGGAAGAGAAAAGAACATTTCCAATTCTTTTCCGGAATGAAAAGTCCCTATTTTGGAATCGTAACCGAAGTTGATTGTACCGAAACATTTCAATTGGCAAAAGAGAATAACGAATCTTTCTTTGCTCATTATCTTCACAAATCAATGAAAGCCGTCAACTCAATTGAAGAATTTGGTTATCGGATTGTAAATGATAAAGTTATAGCCTTTGATGTAGTACACGCTGGTTCTACAATTGGACGAAATGACGGAACGTTTGGATTCTCTTATTTCGAATATTCCGATGATTTTCAAATCTTTAACCAGAATTTGCAAAATGAAATTGACGAGGTTCAAAATTCAACAGGTTTGAGGATTAAAAACGAATCACTTCCGCCCAATCATATCCGACATTCCACTATGCCTTGGACGACTTTTACAGGTTTGCTTCATCCGACAGATTTCGACCCAAAAGAATCGATTCCCAAAATTGTTTTCGGAAAATTCTCAGAGAAAGATGGCCGAAAAATGCTACCAGTTTCTATCGAAGGACATCACGGTTTGATGGATGGTTTTCATCTGGCGAAGTATTTGGAAGCGTTTCAGAAGGAATTAAATTTAGGATAAATGTCATTGTTAAAAGAAGTTAAACAAGCTTTATCAGATTTATCGATTCCTGAAAATGTAGAAATTTT belongs to Chryseobacterium sp. KACC 21268 and includes:
- a CDS encoding sodium:proton antiporter; protein product: MELYYSFSVLIVLASLFAYINHRILKLPSAIGIMVIAIVVSVTLVASGDNFLPKTTSHLTELINNFDFTEVLMGAMLNFLLFAGGIHINIKDLKEQFGPVVIFSTVGVIISTFAVAFGAYYLLPFAGVQIPFIYCLVFGALISPTDPVAVLSILKQANVSKSLETKVAGESLFNDGMAVVVFTVVLQLAIGKEIDLNVESIGLLLLREAGGGLLLGVLLGLSASRAMRMVDDYIISVLITLSVVMGGYLIAHEMHISAPLAMVAAGLFMGNFSESFKMKSETQDYLIKFWELIDEIMNAVLFLFIGFELLLIKDLNEYLVAGGICILIVLLARWVAIFVPTKFMSLRYRFSPQTVKVLVWGGIRGGVSIALALSIPQNEYNKIIISITYCVVVFSIVVQGLTIGKVANPNKIAVEEKILEDVK
- a CDS encoding chloramphenicol acetyltransferase, translated to MKVIDIENWKRKEHFQFFSGMKSPYFGIVTEVDCTETFQLAKENNESFFAHYLHKSMKAVNSIEEFGYRIVNDKVIAFDVVHAGSTIGRNDGTFGFSYFEYSDDFQIFNQNLQNEIDEVQNSTGLRIKNESLPPNHIRHSTMPWTTFTGLLHPTDFDPKESIPKIVFGKFSEKDGRKMLPVSIEGHHGLMDGFHLAKYLEAFQKELNLG